The following are from one region of the Sorghum bicolor cultivar BTx623 chromosome 2, Sorghum_bicolor_NCBIv3, whole genome shotgun sequence genome:
- the LOC8055790 gene encoding lysine-specific demethylase JMJ25 isoform X2: MTAVELRIGPLDWLMDEEVDEDESPGVGDEDGTDEDWALDMEKKGRRKRKRSTPPRRSGPKRPRRSAPAVAPEPASPARSPSEPCLGGTPEPSPEEGFNAAVTATEGVKEEDGLRKEEGENVAPSPSTSGRGGGGGGRKPGARRSCHRCKTVRPPEETIRCKRCDVRIYCVRCVTNRYTTMSVDDVKEQCPSCRGLCNCTSCLNKDKQQLRPESLGLRKCNSNGSSTRTKRSTSAGVKSPQARNAEPCISDLTTNRMNNVSAMSAEVDTSDMSAEEVDPETKRKYASYLLHYLLPCLTQLNKDQMEEREAEAKIQGLQLSELIIEKAVSCNNERVFCNNCSTSIFDLHRSCSNCSFELCITCCKELRGHCLNINCQEGLVPKDKSRGVDYMHGGDSVTPYSEKDKETGLSSYQSKSIKWEADPGGIIRCPPSELGGCGNHVLELKQIFETDRLSKLEMEALQLRNQVEPSDIVSIDICECSCSANHASSRKAATRENSTDNYIYCPISDDGKPDGLKHFQKHWVKGEPVVVKGVDEKMKYFCVQKNKMSKLSWEPEIMWAEVHGANTSSETKTVKAVDCMSCCEVEICAEDFFNGYYDGRMYLNGWPEMLKLKDWPTSDHFENILPSHGKTYINSLPFQPYTNLKSGLLNVSALLPVDILKLDMGPKSYIAYGYAQELIRGDSVTKLHCDLSDAVNVLMHIAEVEPSDEEQQKGIRELKIRHAEQDKKECLGNSSIDGNETSMEHAHISSVSCEDDKAGALWDIFRREDVGKLKEYLIKHSKEFRHMYCCPVEKIFNPVHDEKFYLTNKHKRELKKEYGIEPWTFVQGLGDAVFIPAGCPHQVRNLKSCTKIALDFVSPENIQQCLSLTEDFRRLPVGHRAKEDKLEVKKMIVYAVEHALAILKEPCTSPESA, translated from the exons ATGACGGCGGTGGAGCTCAGGATCGGGCCGCTGGACTGGCTGATGGATGAGGAGGTGGACGAGGACGAGAGCCCGGGGGTGGGAGATGAGGATGGCACGGACGAGGACTGGGCTCTGGatatggagaagaaggggaggaGAAAGCGGAAGAGGTCCACGCCTCCGAGACGCTCGGGACCCAAGCGGCCGCGGCGCTCCGCTCCGGCGGTGGCGCCCGAGCCGGCTTCGCCCGCGCGTTCACCGTCGGAGCCGTGCCTGGGGGGGACACCCGAGCCTTCGCCAGAAGAGGGCTTCAATGCTGCTGTGACGGCGACGGAGGGAGTCAAGGAGGAAGACGGGTTGAGGAAGGAGGAAGGGGAGAACGTGGCTCCGAGTCCGAGCACCAGTggcagaggcggcggcggcggcgggaggaaGCCGGGGGCTAGGAGGTCGTGCCACCGGTGCAAGACGGTCAGGCCTCCGGAGGAGACGATCAGGTGCAAGCGTTGTGACGTGAGGATCTACTGCGTCCGCTGCGTCACGAACAG GTACACGACGATGTCAGTGGATGATGTTAAGGAGCAGTGCCCCTCCTGCCGTGGACTCTGCAACTGTACCTCATGCCTCAACAAGGATAAGCAGCAGCTTCGACCCGAG AGCTTGGGTTTGAGGAAATGCAATAGCAATGGATCATCTACAAGGACAAAGAGGTCCACTTCTGCAGGTGTGAAATCACCCCAGGCTCGTAATGCAGAACCATGTATATCAGATTTGACGACGAATAGGATGAATAATGTGTCTGCCATGTCGGCTGAGGTGGACACATCAGACATGAGCGCTGAGGAGGTTGATCCTGAAACAAAACGCAAATATGCCAGCTACCTGTTGCACTACCTGTTGCCATGtttgacacaactgaacaaggaCCAGATGGAAGAAAGAGAAGCAGAAGCCAAAATTCAAG GATTGCAATTGTCGGAATTGATTATTGAGAAAGCTGTCTCCTGTAACAATGAGAGGGTGTTCTG TAACAATTGCAGTACGTCAATATTTGATCTACATAGAAGCTGCTCAAACTGCTCCTTCGAGCTATGCATCACCTGTTGTAAGGAGCTCCGAGGACACTGTCTTAATATCAATTGTCAGGAGGGACTGGTACCTAAGGATAAAAGTAGAGGAGTTGACTATATGCATGGTGGTGATAGTGTTACACCTTATTCAGAAAAGGACAAAGAAACAGGCTTGTCTAGTTACCAATCTAAGTCTATCAAATGGGAAGCTGATCCTGGTGGGATCATTCGTTGCCCTCCATCTGAACTTGGTGGGTGTGGTAACCATGTCCTTGAGTTGAAACAAATTTTTGAAACAGATAGGTTAAGTAAGCTCGAAATGGAGGCATTGCAACTGAGGAACCAGGTAGAACCTTCTGATATTGTCAGTATAGATATATGTGAATGCTCATGTTCAGCTAATCATGCAAGTTCAAGGAAAGCTGCCACCAGAGAGAACTCCACAGATAACTACATATACTGTCCAATATCAGATGATGGTAAGCCAGATGGTCTCAAGCACTTCCAAAAGCACTGGGTGAAAGGAGAGCCTGTAGTAGTGAAAGGGGTGGACGAAAAAATGAAATATTTTTGcgttcaaaaaaataaaatgtcTAAATTGAGCTGGGAGCCTGAAATAATGTGGGCTGAAGTACATGGTGCCAATACTAGTTCTGAGACGAAAACTGTGAAAGCCGTCGATTGTATGTCTTGCTGTGAG GTTGAGATATGCGCTGAGGACTTCTTCAATGGCTATTATGATGGTCGAATGTATCTTAATGGTTGGCCTGAAATGCTTAAATTGAAGGATTGGCCTACTTCAGACcattttgaaaatattttgccTTCCCATGGAAAGACATACATCAATTCTTTGCCTTTTCAACCTTACACAAATTTGAAATCTGGTTTGCTAAATGTCTCTGCATTGCTTCCTGTTGACATCTTAAAGCTTGACATGGGCCCAAAATCATATATAGCTTATGGCTATGCACAGGAACTCATTAGAGGAGATTCTGTTACAAAGCTTCATTGTGATTTGTCTGATGCG GTTAATGTTTTGATGCATATTGCCGAAGTTGAGCCTTCTGATGAAGAACAACAAAAGGGGATAAGAGAATTGAAAATAAGGCATGCAGAACAGGATAAAAAGGAATGCTTGGGGAATTCATCAATAGATGGAAATGAAACAAGCATGGAGCATGCTCATATATCATCAGTTTCCTGCGAGGATGATAAAGCAGGTGCACTATGGGATATTTTCAGGAGGGAGGATGTTGGAAAGCTGAAAGAGTACCTCATAAAACATTCCAAAGAATTTCGCCATATGTACTGTTGTCCAGTTGAAAAG ATATTTAACCCTGTACATGATGAAAAGTTTTATCTGACCAACAAACACAAGAGGGAGCTCAAGAAGGAGTATG GAATCGAGCCATGGACCTTTGTGCAAGGACTTGGAGATGCGGTTTTTATACCTGCTGGGTGTCCTCATCAAGTACGAAATCTAAAG TCTTGCACCAAGATTGCTCTGGATTTTGTATCACCGGAGAACATTCAGCAGTGTCTCAGCTTAACCGAGGATTTCCGGAGACTTCCAGTGGGCCACAGGGCAAAAGAAGATAAACTAGAG GTGAAGAAGATGATCGTCTATGCCGTTGAACATGCTTTGGCGATTCTGAAAGAGCCTTGCACATCCCCCGAGTCCGCATAA
- the LOC8055790 gene encoding lysine-specific demethylase JMJ25 isoform X1, with product MTAVELRIGPLDWLMDEEVDEDESPGVGDEDGTDEDWALDMEKKGRRKRKRSTPPRRSGPKRPRRSAPAVAPEPASPARSPSEPCLGGTPEPSPEEGFNAAVTATEGVKEEDGLRKEEGENVAPSPSTSGRGGGGGGRKPGARRSCHRCKTVRPPEETIRCKRCDVRIYCVRCVTNRYTTMSVDDVKEQCPSCRGLCNCTSCLNKDKQQLRPESLGLRKCNSNGSSTRTKRSTSAGVKSPQARNAEPCISDLTTNRMNNVSAMSAEVDTSDMSAEEVDPETKRKYASYLLHYLLPCLTQLNKDQMEEREAEAKIQGLQLSELIIEKAVSCNNERVFCNNCSTSIFDLHRSCSNCSFELCITCCKELRGHCLNINCQEGLVPKDKSRGVDYMHGGDSVTPYSEKDKETGLSSYQSKSIKWEADPGGIIRCPPSELGGCGNHVLELKQIFETDRLSKLEMEALQLRNQVEPSDIVSIDICECSCSANHASSRKAATRENSTDNYIYCPISDDGKPDGLKHFQKHWVKGEPVVVKGVDEKMKYFCVQKNKMSKLSWEPEIMWAEVHGANTSSETKTVKAVDCMSCCEVEICAEDFFNGYYDGRMYLNGWPEMLKLKDWPTSDHFENILPSHGKTYINSLPFQPYTNLKSGLLNVSALLPVDILKLDMGPKSYIAYGYAQELIRGDSVTKLHCDLSDAVNVLMHIAEVEPSDEEQQKGIRELKIRHAEQDKKECLGNSSIDGNETSMEHAHISSVSCEDDKAGALWDIFRREDVGKLKEYLIKHSKEFRHMYCCPVEKIFNPVHDEKFYLTNKHKRELKKEYGIEPWTFVQGLGDAVFIPAGCPHQVRNLKSCTKIALDFVSPENIQQCLSLTEDFRRLPVGHRAKEDKLEGRCMRIGPTSRGGRIRMWVSNRTCGHGRSRKKFEGDVLVLGYIYFY from the exons ATGACGGCGGTGGAGCTCAGGATCGGGCCGCTGGACTGGCTGATGGATGAGGAGGTGGACGAGGACGAGAGCCCGGGGGTGGGAGATGAGGATGGCACGGACGAGGACTGGGCTCTGGatatggagaagaaggggaggaGAAAGCGGAAGAGGTCCACGCCTCCGAGACGCTCGGGACCCAAGCGGCCGCGGCGCTCCGCTCCGGCGGTGGCGCCCGAGCCGGCTTCGCCCGCGCGTTCACCGTCGGAGCCGTGCCTGGGGGGGACACCCGAGCCTTCGCCAGAAGAGGGCTTCAATGCTGCTGTGACGGCGACGGAGGGAGTCAAGGAGGAAGACGGGTTGAGGAAGGAGGAAGGGGAGAACGTGGCTCCGAGTCCGAGCACCAGTggcagaggcggcggcggcggcgggaggaaGCCGGGGGCTAGGAGGTCGTGCCACCGGTGCAAGACGGTCAGGCCTCCGGAGGAGACGATCAGGTGCAAGCGTTGTGACGTGAGGATCTACTGCGTCCGCTGCGTCACGAACAG GTACACGACGATGTCAGTGGATGATGTTAAGGAGCAGTGCCCCTCCTGCCGTGGACTCTGCAACTGTACCTCATGCCTCAACAAGGATAAGCAGCAGCTTCGACCCGAG AGCTTGGGTTTGAGGAAATGCAATAGCAATGGATCATCTACAAGGACAAAGAGGTCCACTTCTGCAGGTGTGAAATCACCCCAGGCTCGTAATGCAGAACCATGTATATCAGATTTGACGACGAATAGGATGAATAATGTGTCTGCCATGTCGGCTGAGGTGGACACATCAGACATGAGCGCTGAGGAGGTTGATCCTGAAACAAAACGCAAATATGCCAGCTACCTGTTGCACTACCTGTTGCCATGtttgacacaactgaacaaggaCCAGATGGAAGAAAGAGAAGCAGAAGCCAAAATTCAAG GATTGCAATTGTCGGAATTGATTATTGAGAAAGCTGTCTCCTGTAACAATGAGAGGGTGTTCTG TAACAATTGCAGTACGTCAATATTTGATCTACATAGAAGCTGCTCAAACTGCTCCTTCGAGCTATGCATCACCTGTTGTAAGGAGCTCCGAGGACACTGTCTTAATATCAATTGTCAGGAGGGACTGGTACCTAAGGATAAAAGTAGAGGAGTTGACTATATGCATGGTGGTGATAGTGTTACACCTTATTCAGAAAAGGACAAAGAAACAGGCTTGTCTAGTTACCAATCTAAGTCTATCAAATGGGAAGCTGATCCTGGTGGGATCATTCGTTGCCCTCCATCTGAACTTGGTGGGTGTGGTAACCATGTCCTTGAGTTGAAACAAATTTTTGAAACAGATAGGTTAAGTAAGCTCGAAATGGAGGCATTGCAACTGAGGAACCAGGTAGAACCTTCTGATATTGTCAGTATAGATATATGTGAATGCTCATGTTCAGCTAATCATGCAAGTTCAAGGAAAGCTGCCACCAGAGAGAACTCCACAGATAACTACATATACTGTCCAATATCAGATGATGGTAAGCCAGATGGTCTCAAGCACTTCCAAAAGCACTGGGTGAAAGGAGAGCCTGTAGTAGTGAAAGGGGTGGACGAAAAAATGAAATATTTTTGcgttcaaaaaaataaaatgtcTAAATTGAGCTGGGAGCCTGAAATAATGTGGGCTGAAGTACATGGTGCCAATACTAGTTCTGAGACGAAAACTGTGAAAGCCGTCGATTGTATGTCTTGCTGTGAG GTTGAGATATGCGCTGAGGACTTCTTCAATGGCTATTATGATGGTCGAATGTATCTTAATGGTTGGCCTGAAATGCTTAAATTGAAGGATTGGCCTACTTCAGACcattttgaaaatattttgccTTCCCATGGAAAGACATACATCAATTCTTTGCCTTTTCAACCTTACACAAATTTGAAATCTGGTTTGCTAAATGTCTCTGCATTGCTTCCTGTTGACATCTTAAAGCTTGACATGGGCCCAAAATCATATATAGCTTATGGCTATGCACAGGAACTCATTAGAGGAGATTCTGTTACAAAGCTTCATTGTGATTTGTCTGATGCG GTTAATGTTTTGATGCATATTGCCGAAGTTGAGCCTTCTGATGAAGAACAACAAAAGGGGATAAGAGAATTGAAAATAAGGCATGCAGAACAGGATAAAAAGGAATGCTTGGGGAATTCATCAATAGATGGAAATGAAACAAGCATGGAGCATGCTCATATATCATCAGTTTCCTGCGAGGATGATAAAGCAGGTGCACTATGGGATATTTTCAGGAGGGAGGATGTTGGAAAGCTGAAAGAGTACCTCATAAAACATTCCAAAGAATTTCGCCATATGTACTGTTGTCCAGTTGAAAAG ATATTTAACCCTGTACATGATGAAAAGTTTTATCTGACCAACAAACACAAGAGGGAGCTCAAGAAGGAGTATG GAATCGAGCCATGGACCTTTGTGCAAGGACTTGGAGATGCGGTTTTTATACCTGCTGGGTGTCCTCATCAAGTACGAAATCTAAAG TCTTGCACCAAGATTGCTCTGGATTTTGTATCACCGGAGAACATTCAGCAGTGTCTCAGCTTAACCGAGGATTTCCGGAGACTTCCAGTGGGCCACAGGGCAAAAGAAGATAAACTAGAG GGTAGATGTATGCGAATCGGACCCACGAGTCGAGGGGGCAGGATTAGGATGTGGGTGTCAAATCGCACATGTGGGCACGGGCGGAGCCggaagaaattcgagggtgatgTGCTAGTCCTTGGGTACATATATTTTTATTGA
- the LOC8055790 gene encoding lysine-specific demethylase JMJ25 isoform X4 produces the protein MTAVELRIGPLDWLMDEEVDEDESPGVGDEDGTDEDWALDMEKKGRRKRKRSTPPRRSGPKRPRRSAPAVAPEPASPARSPSEPCLGGTPEPSPEEGFNAAVTATEGVKEEDGLRKEEGENVAPSPSTSGRGGGGGGRKPGARRSCHRCKTVRPPEETIRCKRCDVRIYCVRCVTNRYTTMSVDDVKEQCPSCRGLCNCTSCLNKDKQQLRPESLGLRKCNSNGSSTRTKRSTSAGVKSPQARNAEPCISDLTTNRMNNVSAMSAEVDTSDMSAEEVDPETKRKYASYLLHYLLPCLTQLNKDQMEEREAEAKIQGLQLSELIIEKAVSCNNERVFCNNCSTSIFDLHRSCSNCSFELCITCCKELRGHCLNINCQEGLVPKDKSRGVDYMHGGDSVTPYSEKDKETGLSSYQSKSIKWEADPGGIIRCPPSELGGCGNHVLELKQIFETDRLSKLEMEALQLRNQVEPSDIVSIDICECSCSANHASSRKAATRENSTDNYIYCPISDDGKPDGLKHFQKHWVKGEPVVVKGVDEKMKYFCVQKNKMSKLSWEPEIMWAEVHGANTSSETKTVKAVDCMSCCEVEICAEDFFNGYYDGRMYLNGWPEMLKLKDWPTSDHFENILPSHGKTYINSLPFQPYTNLKSGLLNVSALLPVDILKLDMGPKSYIAYGYAQELIRGDSVTKLHCDLSDAVNVLMHIAEVEPSDEEQQKGIRELKIRHAEQDKKECLGNSSIDGNETSMEHAHISSVSCEDDKAGALWDIFRREDVGKLKEYLIKHSKEFRHMYCCPVEKIFNPVHDEKFYLTNKHKRELKKEYGIEPWTFVQGLGDAVFIPAGCPHQVRNLKSCTKIALDFVSPENIQQCLSLTEDFRRLPVGHRAKEDKLEVDMGYPKLSR, from the exons ATGACGGCGGTGGAGCTCAGGATCGGGCCGCTGGACTGGCTGATGGATGAGGAGGTGGACGAGGACGAGAGCCCGGGGGTGGGAGATGAGGATGGCACGGACGAGGACTGGGCTCTGGatatggagaagaaggggaggaGAAAGCGGAAGAGGTCCACGCCTCCGAGACGCTCGGGACCCAAGCGGCCGCGGCGCTCCGCTCCGGCGGTGGCGCCCGAGCCGGCTTCGCCCGCGCGTTCACCGTCGGAGCCGTGCCTGGGGGGGACACCCGAGCCTTCGCCAGAAGAGGGCTTCAATGCTGCTGTGACGGCGACGGAGGGAGTCAAGGAGGAAGACGGGTTGAGGAAGGAGGAAGGGGAGAACGTGGCTCCGAGTCCGAGCACCAGTggcagaggcggcggcggcggcgggaggaaGCCGGGGGCTAGGAGGTCGTGCCACCGGTGCAAGACGGTCAGGCCTCCGGAGGAGACGATCAGGTGCAAGCGTTGTGACGTGAGGATCTACTGCGTCCGCTGCGTCACGAACAG GTACACGACGATGTCAGTGGATGATGTTAAGGAGCAGTGCCCCTCCTGCCGTGGACTCTGCAACTGTACCTCATGCCTCAACAAGGATAAGCAGCAGCTTCGACCCGAG AGCTTGGGTTTGAGGAAATGCAATAGCAATGGATCATCTACAAGGACAAAGAGGTCCACTTCTGCAGGTGTGAAATCACCCCAGGCTCGTAATGCAGAACCATGTATATCAGATTTGACGACGAATAGGATGAATAATGTGTCTGCCATGTCGGCTGAGGTGGACACATCAGACATGAGCGCTGAGGAGGTTGATCCTGAAACAAAACGCAAATATGCCAGCTACCTGTTGCACTACCTGTTGCCATGtttgacacaactgaacaaggaCCAGATGGAAGAAAGAGAAGCAGAAGCCAAAATTCAAG GATTGCAATTGTCGGAATTGATTATTGAGAAAGCTGTCTCCTGTAACAATGAGAGGGTGTTCTG TAACAATTGCAGTACGTCAATATTTGATCTACATAGAAGCTGCTCAAACTGCTCCTTCGAGCTATGCATCACCTGTTGTAAGGAGCTCCGAGGACACTGTCTTAATATCAATTGTCAGGAGGGACTGGTACCTAAGGATAAAAGTAGAGGAGTTGACTATATGCATGGTGGTGATAGTGTTACACCTTATTCAGAAAAGGACAAAGAAACAGGCTTGTCTAGTTACCAATCTAAGTCTATCAAATGGGAAGCTGATCCTGGTGGGATCATTCGTTGCCCTCCATCTGAACTTGGTGGGTGTGGTAACCATGTCCTTGAGTTGAAACAAATTTTTGAAACAGATAGGTTAAGTAAGCTCGAAATGGAGGCATTGCAACTGAGGAACCAGGTAGAACCTTCTGATATTGTCAGTATAGATATATGTGAATGCTCATGTTCAGCTAATCATGCAAGTTCAAGGAAAGCTGCCACCAGAGAGAACTCCACAGATAACTACATATACTGTCCAATATCAGATGATGGTAAGCCAGATGGTCTCAAGCACTTCCAAAAGCACTGGGTGAAAGGAGAGCCTGTAGTAGTGAAAGGGGTGGACGAAAAAATGAAATATTTTTGcgttcaaaaaaataaaatgtcTAAATTGAGCTGGGAGCCTGAAATAATGTGGGCTGAAGTACATGGTGCCAATACTAGTTCTGAGACGAAAACTGTGAAAGCCGTCGATTGTATGTCTTGCTGTGAG GTTGAGATATGCGCTGAGGACTTCTTCAATGGCTATTATGATGGTCGAATGTATCTTAATGGTTGGCCTGAAATGCTTAAATTGAAGGATTGGCCTACTTCAGACcattttgaaaatattttgccTTCCCATGGAAAGACATACATCAATTCTTTGCCTTTTCAACCTTACACAAATTTGAAATCTGGTTTGCTAAATGTCTCTGCATTGCTTCCTGTTGACATCTTAAAGCTTGACATGGGCCCAAAATCATATATAGCTTATGGCTATGCACAGGAACTCATTAGAGGAGATTCTGTTACAAAGCTTCATTGTGATTTGTCTGATGCG GTTAATGTTTTGATGCATATTGCCGAAGTTGAGCCTTCTGATGAAGAACAACAAAAGGGGATAAGAGAATTGAAAATAAGGCATGCAGAACAGGATAAAAAGGAATGCTTGGGGAATTCATCAATAGATGGAAATGAAACAAGCATGGAGCATGCTCATATATCATCAGTTTCCTGCGAGGATGATAAAGCAGGTGCACTATGGGATATTTTCAGGAGGGAGGATGTTGGAAAGCTGAAAGAGTACCTCATAAAACATTCCAAAGAATTTCGCCATATGTACTGTTGTCCAGTTGAAAAG ATATTTAACCCTGTACATGATGAAAAGTTTTATCTGACCAACAAACACAAGAGGGAGCTCAAGAAGGAGTATG GAATCGAGCCATGGACCTTTGTGCAAGGACTTGGAGATGCGGTTTTTATACCTGCTGGGTGTCCTCATCAAGTACGAAATCTAAAG TCTTGCACCAAGATTGCTCTGGATTTTGTATCACCGGAGAACATTCAGCAGTGTCTCAGCTTAACCGAGGATTTCCGGAGACTTCCAGTGGGCCACAGGGCAAAAGAAGATAAACTAGAG GTTGACATGGGGTATCCTAAACTCTCGAGATAA
- the LOC8055790 gene encoding lysine-specific demethylase JMJ25 isoform X6: protein MTAVELRIGPLDWLMDEEVDEDESPGVGDEDGTDEDWALDMEKKGRRKRKRSTPPRRSGPKRPRRSAPAVAPEPASPARSPSEPCLGGTPEPSPEEGFNAAVTATEGVKEEDGLRKEEGENVAPSPSTSGRGGGGGGRKPGARRSCHRCKTVRPPEETIRCKRCDVRIYCVRCVTNRYTTMSVDDVKEQCPSCRGLCNCTSCLNKDKQQLRPESLGLRKCNSNGSSTRTKRSTSAGVKSPQARNAEPCISDLTTNRMNNVSAMSAEVDTSDMSAEEVDPETKRKYASYLLHYLLPCLTQLNKDQMEEREAEAKIQGLQLSELIIEKAVSCNNERVFCNNCSTSIFDLHRSCSNCSFELCITCCKELRGHCLNINCQEGLVPKDKSRGVDYMHGGDSVTPYSEKDKETGLSSYQSKSIKWEADPGGIIRCPPSELGGCGNHVLELKQIFETDRLSKLEMEALQLRNQVEPSDIVSIDICECSCSANHASSRKAATRENSTDNYIYCPISDDGKPDGLKHFQKHWVKGEPVVVKGVDEKMKYFCVQKNKMSKLSWEPEIMWAEVHGANTSSETKTVKAVDCMSCCEVEICAEDFFNGYYDGRMYLNGWPEMLKLKDWPTSDHFENILPSHGKTYINSLPFQPYTNLKSGLLNVSALLPVDILKLDMGPKSYIAYGYAQELIRGDSVTKLHCDLSDAVNVLMHIAEVEPSDEEQQKGIRELKIRHAEQDKKECLGNSSIDGNETSMEHAHISSVSCEDDKAGALWDIFRREDVGKLKEYLIKHSKEFRHMYCCPVEKIFNPVHDEKFYLTNKHKRELKKEYGIEPWTFVQGLGDAVFIPAGCPHQVRNLKSCTKIALDFVSPENIQQCLSLTEDFRRLPVGHRAKEDKLEVFVAG, encoded by the exons ATGACGGCGGTGGAGCTCAGGATCGGGCCGCTGGACTGGCTGATGGATGAGGAGGTGGACGAGGACGAGAGCCCGGGGGTGGGAGATGAGGATGGCACGGACGAGGACTGGGCTCTGGatatggagaagaaggggaggaGAAAGCGGAAGAGGTCCACGCCTCCGAGACGCTCGGGACCCAAGCGGCCGCGGCGCTCCGCTCCGGCGGTGGCGCCCGAGCCGGCTTCGCCCGCGCGTTCACCGTCGGAGCCGTGCCTGGGGGGGACACCCGAGCCTTCGCCAGAAGAGGGCTTCAATGCTGCTGTGACGGCGACGGAGGGAGTCAAGGAGGAAGACGGGTTGAGGAAGGAGGAAGGGGAGAACGTGGCTCCGAGTCCGAGCACCAGTggcagaggcggcggcggcggcgggaggaaGCCGGGGGCTAGGAGGTCGTGCCACCGGTGCAAGACGGTCAGGCCTCCGGAGGAGACGATCAGGTGCAAGCGTTGTGACGTGAGGATCTACTGCGTCCGCTGCGTCACGAACAG GTACACGACGATGTCAGTGGATGATGTTAAGGAGCAGTGCCCCTCCTGCCGTGGACTCTGCAACTGTACCTCATGCCTCAACAAGGATAAGCAGCAGCTTCGACCCGAG AGCTTGGGTTTGAGGAAATGCAATAGCAATGGATCATCTACAAGGACAAAGAGGTCCACTTCTGCAGGTGTGAAATCACCCCAGGCTCGTAATGCAGAACCATGTATATCAGATTTGACGACGAATAGGATGAATAATGTGTCTGCCATGTCGGCTGAGGTGGACACATCAGACATGAGCGCTGAGGAGGTTGATCCTGAAACAAAACGCAAATATGCCAGCTACCTGTTGCACTACCTGTTGCCATGtttgacacaactgaacaaggaCCAGATGGAAGAAAGAGAAGCAGAAGCCAAAATTCAAG GATTGCAATTGTCGGAATTGATTATTGAGAAAGCTGTCTCCTGTAACAATGAGAGGGTGTTCTG TAACAATTGCAGTACGTCAATATTTGATCTACATAGAAGCTGCTCAAACTGCTCCTTCGAGCTATGCATCACCTGTTGTAAGGAGCTCCGAGGACACTGTCTTAATATCAATTGTCAGGAGGGACTGGTACCTAAGGATAAAAGTAGAGGAGTTGACTATATGCATGGTGGTGATAGTGTTACACCTTATTCAGAAAAGGACAAAGAAACAGGCTTGTCTAGTTACCAATCTAAGTCTATCAAATGGGAAGCTGATCCTGGTGGGATCATTCGTTGCCCTCCATCTGAACTTGGTGGGTGTGGTAACCATGTCCTTGAGTTGAAACAAATTTTTGAAACAGATAGGTTAAGTAAGCTCGAAATGGAGGCATTGCAACTGAGGAACCAGGTAGAACCTTCTGATATTGTCAGTATAGATATATGTGAATGCTCATGTTCAGCTAATCATGCAAGTTCAAGGAAAGCTGCCACCAGAGAGAACTCCACAGATAACTACATATACTGTCCAATATCAGATGATGGTAAGCCAGATGGTCTCAAGCACTTCCAAAAGCACTGGGTGAAAGGAGAGCCTGTAGTAGTGAAAGGGGTGGACGAAAAAATGAAATATTTTTGcgttcaaaaaaataaaatgtcTAAATTGAGCTGGGAGCCTGAAATAATGTGGGCTGAAGTACATGGTGCCAATACTAGTTCTGAGACGAAAACTGTGAAAGCCGTCGATTGTATGTCTTGCTGTGAG GTTGAGATATGCGCTGAGGACTTCTTCAATGGCTATTATGATGGTCGAATGTATCTTAATGGTTGGCCTGAAATGCTTAAATTGAAGGATTGGCCTACTTCAGACcattttgaaaatattttgccTTCCCATGGAAAGACATACATCAATTCTTTGCCTTTTCAACCTTACACAAATTTGAAATCTGGTTTGCTAAATGTCTCTGCATTGCTTCCTGTTGACATCTTAAAGCTTGACATGGGCCCAAAATCATATATAGCTTATGGCTATGCACAGGAACTCATTAGAGGAGATTCTGTTACAAAGCTTCATTGTGATTTGTCTGATGCG GTTAATGTTTTGATGCATATTGCCGAAGTTGAGCCTTCTGATGAAGAACAACAAAAGGGGATAAGAGAATTGAAAATAAGGCATGCAGAACAGGATAAAAAGGAATGCTTGGGGAATTCATCAATAGATGGAAATGAAACAAGCATGGAGCATGCTCATATATCATCAGTTTCCTGCGAGGATGATAAAGCAGGTGCACTATGGGATATTTTCAGGAGGGAGGATGTTGGAAAGCTGAAAGAGTACCTCATAAAACATTCCAAAGAATTTCGCCATATGTACTGTTGTCCAGTTGAAAAG ATATTTAACCCTGTACATGATGAAAAGTTTTATCTGACCAACAAACACAAGAGGGAGCTCAAGAAGGAGTATG GAATCGAGCCATGGACCTTTGTGCAAGGACTTGGAGATGCGGTTTTTATACCTGCTGGGTGTCCTCATCAAGTACGAAATCTAAAG TCTTGCACCAAGATTGCTCTGGATTTTGTATCACCGGAGAACATTCAGCAGTGTCTCAGCTTAACCGAGGATTTCCGGAGACTTCCAGTGGGCCACAGGGCAAAAGAAGATAAACTAGAG GTTTTTGTTGCAGGTTGA